A genomic window from Cloacibacillus evryensis DSM 19522 includes:
- a CDS encoding (2Fe-2S)-binding protein, translated as MGKKYAITFTLNGAERTAEIEAGTTMSTLLREIFHQTGTKVGCDIGDCGACTIIMNGRAVKSCILPAMKADGADIVTIEGLAGKDGLHPLQKKFVEYAAVQCGYCTPGMILAAKAYLDENPDPTEEEVRIAISGNICRCTGYAKPVLAILSAAEEMRGEGK; from the coding sequence ATGGGAAAGAAATACGCCATTACTTTTACGCTCAACGGCGCGGAGCGCACGGCTGAAATCGAGGCGGGGACGACAATGTCAACGCTTCTTAGGGAGATATTCCACCAGACGGGGACCAAGGTCGGCTGTGATATCGGCGACTGCGGGGCCTGCACGATAATAATGAACGGCAGGGCCGTGAAGTCCTGCATTCTCCCGGCGATGAAAGCCGACGGCGCAGATATCGTGACTATAGAGGGGCTCGCGGGCAAGGACGGCCTTCATCCGCTGCAGAAAAAGTTCGTAGAGTACGCGGCCGTTCAGTGCGGCTACTGCACGCCGGGCATGATCCTCGCCGCGAAGGCATACCTTGACGAAAATCCCGATCCGACGGAAGAAGAGGTGCGTATAGCCATCTCCGGCAACATCTGCCGGTGTACGGGATATGCGAAACCCGTTCTTGCGATACTCAGCGCCGCAGAAGAGATGAGGGGGGAAGGTAAGTAA
- a CDS encoding flavodoxin family protein, giving the protein MKKILVLNGSPQKDDGTNIILRRLTEALNTSAPGAEADKFDLAAKKISIGHCGYCGKCKSISGGECIFNNAASVFIRKVFVADIVVIGTPVYSWGISSQLEIAVKKLFAEAVELQRRSRGLMLLTEDMEEHYKKTSAKLDGYFRFVSEHLRWNYLGCVPFPAVGGKSGDCESEILGKIAAVKEKLA; this is encoded by the coding sequence ATGAAGAAGATACTTGTCCTCAACGGGAGTCCGCAGAAAGACGACGGAACAAACATAATACTGAGAAGGCTCACCGAGGCATTAAACACCTCCGCGCCGGGTGCTGAAGCGGATAAATTTGATCTCGCCGCAAAGAAGATAAGCATCGGGCACTGCGGATACTGCGGCAAATGCAAAAGTATCAGCGGCGGCGAGTGCATATTCAACAACGCGGCCTCCGTCTTCATCAGAAAGGTATTCGTCGCCGACATTGTGGTGATAGGGACGCCGGTCTATTCGTGGGGGATCTCCTCGCAGCTCGAGATCGCGGTGAAAAAGCTCTTCGCGGAGGCGGTGGAGCTTCAGCGGCGCAGCCGCGGACTGATGCTGCTCACGGAAGATATGGAGGAACACTATAAAAAGACTTCGGCGAAGCTCGACGGGTATTTCCGCTTTGTCTCGGAACATCTGAGATGGAATTATCTCGGCTGCGTACCGTTTCCCGCCGTCGGAGGAAAGAGCGGCGACTGTGAAAGCGAGATACTGGGCAAAATAGCCGCGGTAAAAGAAAAATTGGCTTGA
- a CDS encoding Fur family transcriptional regulator: MNTEKILSSAGLRTTRQRRVILELLIRHGSPMSHSEILSMIDDHLDRVTLYRTLDTLKNSGIVHQVQGIDGVWRFCAHEQDTDGCPGDHPHFLCLSCGKMFCLPGQKMPRVNVPEGMHVEGKQLVVYGTCPDCAVQKTEEEKEENK, encoded by the coding sequence TTGAATACGGAAAAAATCTTGAGCAGCGCCGGACTGCGTACTACGCGCCAGCGCAGGGTCATACTTGAGCTGCTTATCCGGCATGGTTCGCCGATGTCGCACAGCGAGATTCTTTCGATGATCGACGACCACCTGGACCGCGTCACTCTTTACCGCACGCTTGATACGCTGAAAAACTCCGGCATCGTCCATCAGGTGCAGGGCATTGACGGCGTGTGGCGCTTCTGCGCCCACGAACAGGACACCGACGGCTGCCCCGGAGATCATCCGCATTTTCTCTGCCTCTCCTGCGGGAAGATGTTCTGCCTCCCCGGCCAGAAGATGCCGCGCGTGAACGTGCCCGAAGGAATGCATGTGGAGGGGAAGCAGCTTGTGGTATACGGCACATGTCCCGACTGCGCCGTCCAAAAGACGGAAGAAGAAAAGGAAGAGAATAAATGA
- a CDS encoding FAD binding domain-containing protein produces the protein MKQLGLKEYLIPGSLEEAVGILDEYPGNIEIIAGGTDVFVDEHPELDAMLDITKLGLDHIVLKEGVLIIGSCATYHDVIKSPAVKENFRALWDASNVLADMTVRNIATVGGNICSAVPSGDAIPSMLACGAEFVLVSKNGERTVGAEDFFIGPRKTVLKKNELIKEFKVALPKERFSSAFEKVARNSVDLANANVAAFVSCAEDKSIGDIRIALGAVAPTVVRAKKAEKLMLSKRPDEELLNELCAAIPETISPITNIRSTKEYRTEVTGVLVKRAVLRAYESAAA, from the coding sequence ATGAAGCAACTGGGTTTGAAAGAGTACCTTATTCCGGGATCACTTGAGGAGGCCGTCGGGATACTTGACGAATATCCGGGGAATATCGAGATCATCGCCGGGGGGACGGACGTCTTCGTCGACGAGCATCCGGAGCTTGACGCGATGCTCGACATAACAAAGCTCGGACTTGACCATATCGTATTGAAAGAGGGCGTGCTTATCATTGGAAGCTGCGCCACCTACCACGACGTAATCAAGTCGCCGGCTGTTAAAGAAAATTTCAGAGCCCTGTGGGACGCCTCAAATGTCCTGGCCGACATGACGGTAAGAAATATCGCCACCGTAGGCGGCAACATCTGCTCCGCCGTCCCCTCGGGAGACGCCATTCCCTCAATGCTGGCCTGCGGCGCGGAATTCGTGCTCGTCTCAAAGAATGGGGAACGCACGGTCGGAGCGGAAGATTTTTTCATTGGCCCGCGCAAAACCGTTCTCAAGAAAAATGAGCTAATAAAGGAATTTAAAGTGGCGCTGCCCAAAGAGAGGTTCTCAAGCGCCTTTGAAAAGGTGGCGAGAAATTCCGTGGATCTCGCAAACGCTAACGTCGCCGCTTTCGTAAGCTGCGCGGAGGACAAAAGTATCGGCGATATCAGGATCGCGCTCGGCGCGGTCGCCCCGACGGTGGTAAGGGCGAAAAAGGCGGAAAAATTGATGTTGAGCAAGAGACCGGACGAGGAGCTGCTAAATGAGCTTTGCGCGGCAATACCGGAGACAATATCACCGATAACGAACATCCGCAGCACGAAGGAATACCGCACCGAAGTAACGGGCGTTCTTGTAAAGAGAGCCGTCCTGCGGGCCTACGAATCCGCGGCGGCATAG
- a CDS encoding YjiH family protein produces MAADDFPAGIAVGVRAFSRQDQPHGTLTESSKPQRQNSRRFVLKVRFAFGLTEKTIKRYKGERFVIKFILSSAVGIFLFFAPVFGGNVPLVALVDFLKKLLGAACINYLVLLFCLSLIVTVFLGKVMKIKVFAEYHKEDGLGKIFFYVLAVIFTVMVITGRGPAQILDPNIGGLALPLAGSVMLTVTFAGWFVVMILKSGIVEFMGILIEPMMRPCFTLPGCAAVNGIASFVSAPAVGVFMTEQLYRGRDYTDREGLTVLTCFSVCSLGFFGVLVSLGGIEHLYAQVVITSFVLTFVIAAICARIPPLSGKRDHYIDGTEQTAQDRVPRKIDHRFRAAVQAGIARSKELDFKVFMATLWSAITFTQKIVAYVVSVAIVALLLAEHTPLFTWLGMPIIPVLKLLQIPNAAEIAPATLVGIAEIALPVIMISGKGIAEESIFFITVLSSVQIIFFTESANAMLESIIPVTVLDLIICFLVRTVIAIPLLALVCHFLF; encoded by the coding sequence ATGGCAGCGGATGATTTTCCGGCAGGCATCGCCGTCGGCGTGAGAGCTTTTTCCCGGCAGGATCAGCCTCACGGCACACTCACTGAATCATCCAAGCCGCAGCGGCAAAATTCGCGTCGTTTTGTATTAAAGGTCCGTTTTGCTTTTGGCTTAACCGAAAAAACGATCAAAAGATACAAGGGGGAACGCTTCGTGATCAAGTTTATCTTATCAAGTGCCGTAGGGATATTTCTATTTTTCGCTCCTGTCTTCGGCGGTAATGTGCCGCTGGTCGCGCTGGTGGATTTTTTGAAAAAACTGCTTGGCGCGGCATGTATCAACTATCTGGTTCTGCTTTTCTGCCTTTCTCTTATCGTCACCGTGTTTTTGGGCAAGGTGATGAAGATAAAGGTATTTGCGGAATATCATAAAGAGGATGGCCTGGGAAAGATCTTTTTTTACGTACTGGCGGTAATTTTTACCGTGATGGTCATCACCGGCAGGGGGCCGGCGCAGATACTGGATCCGAATATCGGCGGGCTCGCCCTTCCGCTTGCCGGATCCGTGATGCTCACCGTCACTTTTGCCGGCTGGTTTGTGGTAATGATCCTTAAATCCGGGATCGTTGAATTCATGGGCATCCTCATCGAACCGATGATGCGTCCTTGCTTTACGCTCCCAGGCTGCGCCGCGGTCAACGGCATCGCCTCTTTCGTCTCGGCACCGGCCGTCGGCGTGTTTATGACAGAGCAGCTCTATCGCGGGAGGGACTACACCGATAGAGAGGGACTTACCGTACTTACCTGTTTTTCCGTCTGCAGCCTCGGTTTCTTTGGCGTCCTGGTATCTCTCGGCGGCATCGAACATCTCTATGCCCAAGTAGTCATTACATCGTTCGTTCTTACGTTCGTCATCGCCGCTATCTGTGCGCGGATCCCGCCGCTCTCCGGTAAAAGGGACCATTATATCGACGGGACGGAACAGACCGCGCAGGACCGCGTCCCGCGCAAGATCGACCACAGGTTCAGGGCCGCCGTCCAGGCGGGAATAGCGCGGTCGAAGGAGCTGGATTTTAAGGTTTTCATGGCCACACTCTGGAGCGCGATCACTTTTACGCAGAAAATCGTCGCCTATGTCGTGTCGGTCGCGATCGTAGCGCTTCTCCTCGCCGAACACACGCCGCTTTTCACATGGCTGGGAATGCCGATAATTCCCGTGCTTAAGCTGCTTCAGATACCAAATGCGGCTGAGATCGCACCGGCAACGCTGGTCGGGATCGCTGAGATCGCTCTCCCCGTGATCATGATATCGGGAAAGGGCATCGCCGAAGAGAGCATTTTCTTTATAACGGTGCTTTCATCGGTACAGATAATTTTCTTCACGGAAAGCGCAAACGCGATGCTTGAGAGCATCATTCCAGTCACGGTGCTGGATCTTATCATCTGCTTTCTCGTAAGGACGGTGATAGCAATTCCGCTTTTAGCGCTTGTATGTCACTTTTTGTTTTAG
- a CDS encoding IclR family transcriptional regulator — MAAAAGANIKYMSKVFELFFRYRLELSLPETAAQCRTTESQVKPILEKLAERGWLSFSKEKKTYRYGMMLLPFTREEVIKAELVRQFTPVMKQLSEDCSQSVMLNFLEGIKSICIQKINPKNAIHIAARVGSESPLHAGSSSRVLLAYAPEAVRKEVMSSPLEKYTPFTITSPEELNDSLFEIRRTGCCCSIEERDPGAGAVSCAILDDSNNLLAGLSIIGTRFAYETEGALWKALLLEAVKKVKLA, encoded by the coding sequence ATGGCTGCTGCGGCTGGTGCGAATATAAAATACATGTCAAAGGTTTTCGAACTTTTTTTCCGATACAGGCTTGAGCTGTCGCTTCCCGAGACCGCGGCGCAATGCAGGACGACCGAATCTCAGGTCAAACCGATACTGGAAAAACTTGCCGAAAGGGGCTGGCTTTCCTTCTCAAAAGAAAAAAAGACATACCGCTATGGGATGATGCTCCTTCCGTTCACAAGGGAGGAGGTCATAAAGGCGGAGCTTGTACGCCAGTTCACGCCCGTAATGAAGCAGCTTTCAGAGGATTGCAGCCAAAGCGTGATGCTCAATTTTCTTGAGGGCATAAAATCCATCTGCATACAGAAGATAAATCCTAAAAACGCGATACACATCGCGGCAAGGGTCGGCAGCGAATCGCCGCTCCACGCCGGGAGCAGTTCGCGGGTGCTTCTTGCCTACGCGCCGGAGGCGGTGCGTAAAGAGGTGATGTCGTCTCCGCTCGAGAAATACACCCCCTTTACCATTACCTCTCCGGAAGAACTCAACGATTCGCTTTTTGAGATCCGCAGAACTGGCTGCTGCTGCAGCATAGAAGAACGGGACCCAGGAGCCGGAGCCGTCTCCTGCGCAATACTTGACGACAGCAACAACCTTTTGGCGGGGCTCTCGATCATCGGCACGCGCTTTGCTTATGAGACGGAAGGGGCGCTCTGGAAGGCGCTTCTTCTTGAGGCCGTCAAAAAAGTCAAACTGGCATAG
- the yqeB gene encoding selenium-dependent molybdenum cofactor biosynthesis protein YqeB gives MGKNKLAIVRGGGDLATGVIYRLWRSKFDVLCLETARPLVVRRTVAAAEAVFDGKFEIEDMCAVKIGSLAEWTDRRKVAVLVDPEGKSIRELSPSVVVDATMMKRYSGTSKDMAPLVLALGPGFSAPEQVHGVIETKRGHYLGRLITNGSAIPNTGVPGMEMGYTTERLLRAPAGGYVKNVRDIGDHVERGELIAAVGEAEVRAQISGMLRGLIHPSVKVEAGLKIGDVDPRNVREHCFSITDKALAIAGGVLEAIMGFACR, from the coding sequence ATGGGCAAAAACAAACTTGCGATAGTGCGCGGGGGCGGAGACCTCGCCACGGGAGTGATATACCGGCTTTGGAGGTCAAAATTCGACGTGCTCTGTCTTGAGACGGCCCGCCCTCTTGTGGTGCGCAGGACCGTAGCCGCGGCGGAGGCCGTATTCGACGGGAAGTTTGAAATAGAGGATATGTGCGCCGTAAAGATCGGATCGCTTGCGGAATGGACCGACCGGCGCAAGGTGGCGGTGCTGGTCGACCCGGAGGGAAAATCGATCAGGGAGCTTTCTCCGTCCGTAGTCGTGGACGCGACGATGATGAAGCGTTACTCGGGGACTTCAAAAGATATGGCGCCGCTGGTACTTGCGCTCGGCCCCGGGTTCTCAGCGCCGGAGCAGGTACACGGCGTGATAGAGACGAAACGGGGACATTACCTCGGCAGGCTCATCACCAACGGCTCCGCGATCCCCAACACGGGCGTCCCCGGGATGGAGATGGGCTACACCACGGAACGGTTGCTGCGTGCGCCCGCCGGCGGCTATGTAAAGAATGTGCGCGATATCGGCGACCACGTCGAGCGCGGAGAGCTGATCGCGGCAGTTGGCGAGGCAGAGGTCCGCGCCCAGATAAGCGGTATGCTTCGCGGCCTCATCCACCCAAGCGTAAAGGTGGAGGCGGGGCTCAAGATAGGCGACGTCGATCCCAGAAACGTCAGGGAACACTGCTTCAGCATCACGGACAAAGCTCTGGCGATCGCCGGCGGCGTGCTAGAGGCGATAATGGGCTTCGCCTGCCGCTGA
- a CDS encoding xanthine dehydrogenase family protein molybdopterin-binding subunit, translating into MKNFQIVGKRQEKQEARLKAMGRLKYTGDLYVPNMLHCKILRSPYANAVVKSVDKSEALNVPGVVDIITYDDVPKILSMHQYLHVPEIMYKDSYLLERHVRHVGDRVAAVAAETVEAAEAALEKIKVEYEVLPSALDFESTLAPEAPVIHEEALKGDNPVNIRGNVFDTVDITIGDVEKAFDEADLVLTKHFRTSKPNPAPLERTAVLCVPDGNGHVDVWATSQGIHAMRMNIAYSLGLPVSKITCHRVFLGGAFGAHIQTGFIENICAFLALRTGSPVKAEKTREEMFLSCGRHPMLLDLKAGFTKEGKIIALHADVTDDTGSYAFSGSSKMMLAAGFTLSMYKCPNLRMSGRAVYTNTPPLTAMRGAGNPQATWAMESLMDEAAERLGIEPIEFRKMNILSVGDKFYGQGPAVISTIRSNGTLPLLEKGAAAIGWEKRGRGSGRVPYPDKPWIKRGIGLARGFHTSGCGSEKPNKFIIDVSGAIVKMNEDGTATILNSAADCGSGNMSVYCSMVAEIVGLRYEDVHIKDGDTDCTIFDGATHASRGVYGAGQPVAKCAADIRGQIIEWGARVFGCGLEEIDIKDSRIYLVADPSVSRSVGEVMLKGISSGWGNVCATSTIRPQACPPHFTVIFAEVDVDTITGKVDIVRVVAGADAGTIMNLNNVEGQIVGGVHMGAGYALMEDTVFDKKSGRPLNAQFGDYKILTSMDMPPVEVITEETWEPTGPLGAKGVGEGVTNPVAPAIANAIYDACGVRIPDLPCTPEKILKALWAKEA; encoded by the coding sequence TTGAAGAACTTCCAGATCGTTGGCAAAAGGCAGGAGAAGCAGGAGGCGCGCCTCAAGGCGATGGGCAGGCTCAAGTATACCGGCGACCTTTATGTGCCGAATATGCTTCACTGCAAGATACTGCGCAGCCCTTACGCAAACGCGGTCGTGAAGAGCGTCGATAAAAGCGAGGCGCTGAACGTGCCGGGCGTGGTCGATATCATAACCTACGACGATGTGCCGAAGATATTGAGCATGCATCAGTATCTCCATGTCCCGGAGATCATGTATAAGGACAGTTATCTGCTGGAGCGTCACGTGCGCCATGTCGGTGACCGCGTGGCGGCGGTGGCGGCGGAGACGGTAGAAGCGGCGGAGGCGGCCCTCGAAAAGATAAAAGTTGAATACGAGGTGCTGCCGTCAGCTCTGGATTTTGAATCGACGCTTGCGCCGGAGGCGCCCGTGATACACGAGGAGGCGCTCAAGGGCGACAATCCGGTCAATATAAGGGGCAATGTCTTCGACACGGTCGACATCACCATCGGAGACGTGGAAAAGGCCTTTGATGAGGCGGATTTAGTATTGACGAAGCATTTCCGTACTTCAAAGCCGAACCCCGCCCCGCTTGAGAGGACCGCCGTCCTCTGCGTGCCCGACGGAAACGGGCATGTTGATGTCTGGGCCACTTCGCAGGGCATCCATGCCATGCGCATGAATATCGCCTATTCCCTCGGCCTGCCCGTTTCAAAGATCACCTGCCACCGAGTATTCCTCGGCGGAGCCTTCGGCGCCCACATCCAGACCGGATTTATTGAAAATATCTGCGCTTTCCTCGCTTTAAGGACCGGTTCTCCGGTCAAGGCGGAGAAGACGCGCGAAGAGATGTTCCTCTCCTGCGGCCGCCACCCGATGCTCCTCGATCTCAAGGCCGGATTTACGAAAGAGGGGAAGATCATCGCCCTTCACGCCGATGTTACGGATGACACCGGCTCCTATGCTTTCAGCGGATCTTCAAAGATGATGCTCGCCGCGGGCTTCACGCTTTCGATGTACAAGTGCCCCAATCTGCGCATGTCTGGGCGCGCCGTCTATACGAACACGCCGCCGCTGACGGCGATGCGCGGCGCCGGAAACCCGCAGGCCACCTGGGCGATGGAAAGCCTGATGGACGAGGCGGCTGAGAGGCTCGGCATCGAACCGATAGAATTCCGCAAGATGAATATTCTTTCCGTCGGAGATAAGTTCTACGGACAGGGACCGGCGGTCATCAGCACCATCCGTTCAAACGGCACGCTGCCGCTCCTGGAAAAAGGCGCGGCTGCCATCGGCTGGGAAAAGAGGGGCCGCGGCAGCGGACGGGTGCCATATCCCGACAAGCCCTGGATCAAACGCGGCATCGGGCTCGCCCGCGGCTTCCATACGTCGGGCTGCGGCTCCGAGAAGCCGAACAAGTTCATCATCGACGTGAGCGGGGCGATCGTCAAGATGAACGAGGACGGCACGGCGACGATCCTCAATTCGGCGGCGGACTGCGGCAGCGGCAACATGAGCGTCTACTGCTCGATGGTCGCGGAGATCGTCGGGCTGCGCTACGAGGACGTGCATATAAAGGACGGCGATACCGACTGCACGATCTTTGACGGCGCGACGCACGCGAGCCGCGGTGTTTACGGCGCGGGGCAGCCGGTCGCGAAATGCGCGGCGGATATCCGCGGGCAGATCATCGAATGGGGCGCGCGCGTCTTCGGCTGCGGGCTGGAAGAGATCGACATCAAAGACAGCCGCATCTATCTTGTGGCCGATCCGAGCGTGAGCAGGTCCGTCGGAGAGGTGATGCTTAAGGGTATTTCCAGCGGCTGGGGCAACGTCTGCGCCACTTCCACAATACGGCCGCAGGCCTGCCCGCCGCACTTCACGGTCATTTTCGCCGAGGTGGACGTAGACACTATCACGGGCAAGGTCGATATAGTAAGGGTCGTCGCCGGAGCCGACGCGGGGACGATCATGAATCTCAACAACGTCGAAGGGCAGATCGTCGGCGGCGTGCACATGGGGGCCGGATACGCGCTCATGGAAGACACCGTTTTTGATAAAAAGAGCGGACGCCCTCTCAACGCACAGTTTGGGGATTATAAGATCCTTACGTCGATGGATATGCCGCCTGTCGAGGTAATCACGGAGGAGACCTGGGAGCCAACGGGGCCTCTGGGGGCGAAGGGCGTCGGCGAGGGAGTCACGAACCCCGTGGCTCCGGCGATCGCCAACGCGATCTATGACGCGTGCGGGGTGAGGATTCCCGATCTTCCCTGTACGCCGGAAAAGATACTCAAAGCGCTGTGGGCGAAGGAGGCGTAG
- a CDS encoding xanthine dehydrogenase family protein molybdopterin-binding subunit, producing MSTKPEAKKIEIPAPATWRKLNVVGKSLPKVDVVNKVTGAAVYTSDIYLSNMLTGHLVRSQHTRARIISIDKEAAMRVPDVADIITCFDVPDVHFSTAGYPRETILGVCPNVDPRYMEDRTLMERELRYEGEIVALILAENVQAAREAESLLKIEYEVLPHVADTAYALSEEAPLIHGGTGKNVIETEMSYGDLEEGFKKSTHIFEDSISVQGQQHTCMETSCSIAQIEPSGKVTLWSTTQVPFHIRRNIHEVLGIPMSKIRVIKPAIGGGFGERQMVQNEILCVYAAMRTKRSVRIELTREENIAYTSLRHPADITLKTGVDDDGKILAYQMYVRSCAGAYSGHSNYVTKAMCTKNPYKLGAMFFHADITFTNRPDSGAYRGYGNPQMCFAREYHFDRIAKELGMDPTDFRKRNIVQVGEQNPIALKSDWVLQSNGLEACIDAGKEAIKWDERREPQGSKRYGKGMSAALHVTGISAEPDFSSATIKLNEDGTVSLLIGSPDLGQGSDTTHAQICAETLGINLKDVNVLSADTDVTSFDGGSYSSRQTFVAGNAIILAAQKVKEQVIKYAAEMTGQQRGNLDTYDGWIVRKENGRRVTSMADLAYFAAYKATEPIHICESASYNALNCPPAFAAHFADVEVDVETGAVKILNFVAAHDVGKAINPDLVTAQVEGAAAQGIGYALTEDMIYDGNAKLLNNSFTDYKVPRSTDMCPIEVIVVEAYEPSGPYGAKSVGEMAVAPVAPAIANAIYDAAGIRIPSLPFTKEKVRAAIKEKMAKEKKS from the coding sequence ATGAGCACCAAGCCAGAGGCGAAAAAAATAGAGATACCGGCCCCGGCGACATGGAGAAAGCTCAATGTCGTAGGCAAGAGCCTGCCGAAGGTCGACGTCGTGAATAAGGTCACCGGTGCGGCGGTATACACTTCGGACATATACCTGTCGAATATGCTCACGGGACACCTCGTGCGCTCGCAGCACACACGCGCAAGGATAATATCGATAGACAAAGAGGCGGCGATGAGGGTCCCCGACGTCGCGGACATCATCACCTGCTTCGACGTTCCGGATGTGCATTTCTCCACGGCCGGCTATCCGCGCGAGACGATACTCGGGGTTTGCCCCAATGTGGACCCCAGATATATGGAAGACAGGACGCTCATGGAGCGGGAACTTCGCTACGAGGGCGAGATCGTGGCGCTCATTCTCGCGGAAAACGTTCAGGCCGCCCGCGAGGCGGAATCGCTTCTCAAGATTGAATACGAGGTGCTGCCCCACGTGGCGGACACCGCTTACGCCCTTTCGGAGGAGGCGCCGCTCATCCATGGCGGGACCGGCAAGAACGTCATTGAGACGGAGATGTCCTACGGAGACTTGGAGGAAGGTTTCAAAAAATCCACCCATATTTTTGAGGATTCCATTTCCGTACAGGGACAGCAGCATACCTGCATGGAGACCTCATGCTCGATAGCGCAGATAGAACCGTCGGGAAAGGTCACGCTGTGGAGCACGACGCAGGTCCCGTTCCACATCAGGAGAAACATCCACGAGGTGCTCGGCATCCCGATGAGCAAAATACGCGTCATAAAGCCGGCGATCGGCGGCGGCTTCGGCGAACGCCAAATGGTCCAGAACGAGATACTGTGCGTCTATGCGGCGATGCGCACGAAACGCTCGGTGCGCATCGAGCTGACACGCGAGGAGAACATCGCCTACACTTCGCTGCGCCATCCGGCTGACATTACGCTCAAGACGGGCGTGGACGACGACGGCAAGATACTCGCCTATCAAATGTACGTCCGTTCCTGCGCCGGCGCATACTCCGGGCACAGCAACTACGTCACCAAAGCGATGTGCACGAAAAACCCATATAAGCTGGGAGCGATGTTTTTTCACGCCGATATCACCTTCACCAACAGGCCTGACTCCGGAGCCTACAGAGGCTACGGAAACCCGCAGATGTGCTTCGCGCGCGAATACCACTTCGACCGCATCGCGAAGGAACTGGGCATGGACCCGACCGATTTCAGAAAACGGAACATCGTGCAGGTGGGAGAGCAGAACCCCATCGCGCTCAAGTCAGACTGGGTACTCCAGAGCAACGGATTGGAAGCCTGCATCGATGCCGGCAAAGAGGCGATAAAGTGGGACGAGCGTCGGGAACCGCAAGGCTCAAAGCGTTACGGCAAGGGGATGTCCGCCGCGCTGCACGTGACCGGCATTTCCGCGGAGCCCGACTTCTCATCCGCCACGATAAAGCTCAACGAGGACGGTACGGTCAGCCTCCTCATCGGCTCGCCGGATCTCGGGCAGGGCAGCGATACGACTCATGCGCAGATATGCGCCGAAACGCTGGGGATCAACCTCAAAGACGTCAACGTCCTCTCCGCGGATACCGACGTGACCTCGTTCGACGGCGGAAGCTATTCCTCTCGCCAGACATTCGTCGCGGGAAACGCGATAATCCTCGCGGCCCAAAAGGTGAAGGAGCAGGTGATCAAATACGCGGCGGAAATGACGGGTCAGCAGCGTGGAAATCTTGACACCTACGACGGCTGGATCGTCCGTAAAGAAAACGGGCGCCGGGTGACGTCGATGGCGGACCTAGCCTATTTCGCGGCATACAAGGCGACAGAGCCCATCCACATCTGCGAAAGCGCCAGCTACAACGCGCTTAACTGTCCGCCGGCATTCGCAGCCCACTTCGCCGACGTCGAGGTCGACGTTGAGACTGGCGCGGTGAAGATACTTAACTTCGTGGCGGCACACGACGTCGGCAAGGCGATCAACCCCGACCTGGTGACTGCGCAGGTTGAGGGCGCGGCCGCGCAGGGCATCGGCTACGCGCTCACGGAAGACATGATCTATGACGGTAATGCCAAGCTGCTGAACAACAGCTTTACCGACTATAAAGTACCGCGTTCGACCGACATGTGCCCGATAGAGGTGATCGTCGTCGAGGCTTACGAACCGTCCGGGCCCTACGGCGCCAAGAGCGTCGGCGAAATGGCCGTCGCTCCCGTCGCTCCGGCGATAGCCAACGCCATCTATGACGCGGCGGGAATCAGGATTCCCTCGCTGCCCTTTACAAAAGAAAAAGTGCGGGCGGCGATAAAGGAAAAAATGGCCAAAGAGAAAAAGTCATAA